The following proteins are co-located in the Halodesulfovibrio marinisediminis DSM 17456 genome:
- a CDS encoding amino acid ABC transporter permease, giving the protein MDPFYTEQLLPAVNRGLLMSVVLIVPSAIMGQLLGIAIGCCRVFGNKMVQKLMNFYTSLFRGVPLMVQLFILYYGLPKIGIYLEPAEAAILGFTLCSGAYNSEYVRGALLSIREGQLKAAAALGMSKLQTVLWIVVPQAFRRALPGCGNEVIYLIKYSSLAYIITCIELTGEARGVAAQTFRFTEAFMVVGAYYLFLVTIAGWLLKKFEQRLYIPGFGVLKN; this is encoded by the coding sequence GTGGACCCATTTTACACAGAACAACTGCTCCCTGCCGTAAACAGAGGGCTGCTTATGAGCGTTGTGCTCATTGTTCCATCCGCTATTATGGGGCAATTGCTTGGTATCGCTATTGGCTGTTGCCGTGTTTTTGGTAATAAGATGGTTCAAAAGCTGATGAACTTTTACACTTCGCTTTTCCGTGGTGTGCCGCTTATGGTTCAGCTCTTCATCTTATATTATGGGTTGCCAAAGATAGGTATTTATTTGGAACCGGCAGAAGCAGCTATTCTTGGCTTTACGTTGTGTAGTGGTGCGTACAACTCGGAGTATGTACGTGGTGCGTTGCTCTCTATCCGGGAAGGTCAGCTTAAAGCTGCAGCAGCCTTGGGTATGAGTAAGCTTCAGACTGTACTCTGGATTGTCGTTCCTCAGGCATTCCGTAGAGCGCTTCCAGGATGTGGTAACGAAGTTATCTATCTTATTAAGTACTCATCTCTTGCTTATATCATTACATGCATCGAGTTAACTGGTGAGGCGCGCGGCGTTGCAGCGCAGACTTTCCGTTTCACCGAGGCATTTATGGTTGTAGGGGCATACTATTTGTTCCTAGTAACTATTGCAGGCTGGCTGTTAAAGAAGTTCGAGCAGCGTCTGTATATCCCGGGCTTTGGTGTTTTGAAAAATTAG
- a CDS encoding amino acid ABC transporter ATP-binding protein: protein MPSENNTPVLQMQNICKSLSGKEILRSVSLDINRGELKVLIGPSGAGKSTFLQCINYLLMPEQGQILLEGNVVNTDSKKELYSYRQQVGMIFQDFNLFDHLTALDNVAIALRKVKGMSKAHALSIARKELERVGLSEKSDLYPAELSGGQKQRVAIARALAMEPKVLLLDEPTSALDPELVGEVLSVIRDLAKEGLTMIMATHQMDFARALADEIVFMQQGEIIERGSPVDLLKEGSGTRTADFCNKLSDMCEELD, encoded by the coding sequence ATGCCAAGTGAGAATAATACCCCTGTTTTGCAGATGCAAAACATTTGCAAGTCCCTCAGCGGGAAAGAAATTTTACGATCAGTTTCTCTCGATATTAATCGTGGGGAGCTTAAAGTACTCATCGGGCCTTCCGGTGCGGGTAAGTCTACCTTCCTGCAGTGTATCAACTATCTGCTCATGCCTGAGCAAGGACAGATTCTTCTTGAAGGCAATGTAGTTAATACCGACAGCAAGAAAGAATTGTACAGTTACCGCCAACAGGTCGGTATGATCTTCCAGGACTTTAACCTGTTTGACCATCTCACAGCGCTGGACAACGTTGCGATTGCTCTGCGTAAAGTAAAAGGGATGAGTAAGGCTCATGCTTTGAGTATTGCAAGAAAAGAGCTTGAACGAGTAGGTCTTTCTGAAAAGAGTGACTTGTATCCTGCAGAACTTTCCGGTGGTCAGAAACAGCGTGTAGCTATTGCACGTGCGCTTGCTATGGAGCCTAAAGTGCTTCTGCTCGATGAGCCGACCTCTGCGCTCGACCCTGAGTTGGTTGGTGAGGTTCTTTCTGTTATCCGCGATCTGGCAAAAGAAGGACTCACCATGATTATGGCGACTCACCAGATGGACTTTGCGCGTGCACTGGCAGATGAGATTGTATTTATGCAGCAGGGCGAAATTATCGAGCGCGGTTCTCCGGTAGACCTTCTCAAGGAAGGATCTGGTACGCGTACTGCTGACTTCTGTAACAAGCTGTCTGATATGTGCGAGGAGCTCGACTAG